ATAAGAGGATCGAGCAGCTGGAGGCCGACCTAGAAAAAGCCAAGAGGGAGTCCGCTGAAGGGTTGGCAGCCGCCCGGGCCGAGCAGGAGCGCTTGGCGGAAGAAAGCCGTCAGAAAATTGAGCTGCTGGAGGCGGAGGTAACCCGCACGAAGGAGGCCGAATCATGCCGCGCCAAGGCCAATGAGGAGCTCACTCTTGAGGTGGCCAAGGCCAAGGAGCAGATTGCTGAGTTGGAGTCCACCATCCTGTTTGAACATGAGGAGGGCTTCAACAAAGCCCTTCGTCAAGTGACCCTTCTGGCGGGCATCAAGGATCCCTTTGCTCTTGGCGTGGATATAGAGAAGGACGTCTTCAACGGCGTCCTCGTGGATTTGAATGCCGTCGAAGAGAATGAGCCAACTGTGGAGGCCGCCGGGGGCGGGAAGAgttaaaatttttctttaaactgTTGACCATCCGTCCAACGTCTAGAGTGTTTCAGATGTTGGCCGGGCGATCTTTTTTGTAAATCTCAGCGCCTTTGAGCGCAAATGATTAATACACAGctatttctttcaattttatgtttgatgagTTGTGCCTTCATTCTTTGGACGGGGATGTTCtccttattttaaatttgggaTCTCATCCATGGTCCGGCTTTCGCTCCCACGGACGGCCACGTTTATTTTGCGAAACGAAGTAATTCTCGGAAGAATATTAAGTTACTTAAACGCTTGAGGACTTTCATTGTTGTTTTTTAGGAGCGGACGGTCCTCAGTAGGGAGTTGTTCCCGAAAGAACACTCTAAGTTATTCCCGGAGGAAAACTTTCGCCTGTTTTGTGGGGCGGACGGTCCCCAATAGAGAGTTGTTCCCGGAAGAACATTCTAAGTTATTCCCGGAGGAAAACTTTCGCCTGTTTTGTGGGGCGGACGGTCCCCAATAGAGAGTTGTTCCCGGAAGAACACTCTAAGTTATTCCCGGAGGAAAACTTTCGCCTGTTTTGTGGGGCGGACGGTCCCCAGTAGAGAGTTGTTCCCGGAAGAACACTCTAAGTTATTCCCGGAGGAAAACTTTCGCCTGTTTTGTGTGGCGGACGGTCCCCAATAGAGAGTTGTTCCTGACTGACTCTTTACCGAATGTAGTTGTTGGTGCGAGAATATCCTGTCATTCATTTATATGGGACAACTGTTCATGTCATTTacatcatacaaattagctaaAATAGAACTTCAAGTGTGTGGCGTTCCAAGTATTAGGAATGGGACGTCCGCCCGTTTGCTCCAGTCTGTACGCCCCATTTCCTAGGGTCTCTGATATTCGATAAGGCCCCTCCCACTTAGCAGCAAGTTTTCCATGTGTCGGATTTCGGCGAGCATCCCCTGCTTTTCTCCATACTAGGTCTCCCTCTTGGAAGCTCCTTGGTCGCACTTTGGAGTTATATTTCCTCTCAACCACACGTTTGCATGCTTCGGCTCTTAACGCCGCTCGATCGCGCCGTTCGTCTAAGGAGTCTAATTCAATCCTCAGCTCCCGGTCATTGAGGTGTAAGTCCTCAACTTGTCGCCTCAGGGACGGCTCCCCCAACTCGACCGGCAACATGGCGTCTGTGCCGTAAGTTAGGTTGAAAGGAGTTTCGCCAGTGGTCCCGTGAGGCGTGCATCTATACGCCCAGAGGACTTCGGGTAACTCGTCTACCCAGGCTCCCTTTCTCTCGCCTAAACGACGCTTGAGTTCTGAGACGATGGTCTTGTTCATTGCTTCGGCTTGACCGTTCGTCTGGGGGTGTTCGACCGAGCTGGTGATGCGCTTTATCCCCAGTCCTTTGAAGAATTCGGCGAGTTTCTTGTCAATGAACTGTCGGCCATTATCCGTGATGATGGATCGAGGGAGGCCGAAGCGACATATCAGTTTCCAACAGAACTTCTGGACCTAGGCGGCCGTAATGGTTGCCAAGGGCTCGGCCTCTACCCACTTGGTGAAGTAATCAACTGCCACCAAAAGGAACTTCTTCTGTGCGCGCCCTACAGGGAACGGTCCAACAATATCCATTCCCCATTGGGCGAACGGCCATGGGGAAGATATTGAGTGTAAAGCGTGTGGCGGCAGGTGGGAATTGTTGGAGTGTTCTTGACACCGGATGCACTTTTGGACAAACACTCTGGTGTCTGCCTCCATGGTAGGCCAATAATACCCGGCTCTCAGCAGCCGGGCTTTCAACGTTCTCCAACCCGTATGGAGACCACAAACGCCGTTGTGAAGTTCGTCCATGACATAACGGGCCTCTTCGCTTCCTAAGCACTTGAGGAGGGGGGAGGAGAATCCTCTTCGGTACAAGTCATCCCCTATGACAAGGTAACGGGCGACTTTTTTGGCGTCATGAGGGGTAACCGTCCTTCCTTCGTCTTGGCGGGTCATGATTTCTCTGACTTCCATCCGCCAATCACTCCCTCCACCGGATACAGCCGAACATTCCACCGAGGGCTGGAGTAACACTTGTCTTACAATGGTAGTTAGTTGTCCCTTTTCTTTCCCGGAACTGAGTTTGGACAGTACGTCGGCCCTAGCGTTTTTCAGGCCGAATGGCATCACTTCATAGCAGAAGTTTGCTTTCTCCGTGATGAAGGCCGTCTTTTCAACGTCCGGCCCGTACATGGGTATTTGGTTATACCCGGAATAAGCATCTAAGAAACTTAACACTCGGTGTCCAGAAGCCCCGTCCACCAGGGCATCTATGCTAGGCAAGGGGTGGGAGTCTTTTGGACAAGCCTTGTTTAAGTCCGTGTAATCTGTacacatgcgccacttcccaCTTGCTTTTTTCACCATCACTACGTTAGCCAACCACGTAGTATATGTAACTTCTCGGACAAACCCAGCCTCCTTCAGCTTCCTCACCTCCTCCTGCACGGCCTGTCGTTTTTCGTCGCCAATCCTCCGCTTCTTCTGCGCGACCGGGCGGGCATCCCTAAAAAGCGAAAGCTTGTGGGTCATGACGGCAGGATGGATACCCGGCATATCGGCCGCCGTCCACGCGAATAGATCCCTATTGGTCCACAGGAGTGCTCTCAACTCCTTTTCTAGGTCGGGATCCATTTCTTTGGCGATGGCAGTCGTATGGGCGGGGTCCCTTCCTATTAAAACAGGCTGGGTGTCCCCCATTGGTTCCAGCCGGTCCTCAGTGTTCGTCCTGGGGTCAAGATTCGCCATTGCAACCTCCGAACCGATCGCTCTACGTTTTGACTGCCGGGTGTGCAACTTCAAACCCGCTGCGTAACACTCTCGGGCCGTCTTTTGGTCCGCCCGAACAGTACATATAGTCCCTTTTTCGGACGGATACTTCATTGTGAGGTGGGGCGTGGAAACGATTGCTCCAAACGCATTTAAACATGGTCGTCCGAGCAATACATTGTACGAGGTGTTAGCCTCGACTAGCAAGTATCGAATCCTCTTTTCCTCGCTATATCGGCCGGTTCCCAGCCTTGTCCTCAATTCCACATACCCCCTAGTATCGACCCTTTCTCCTGCAAATCCCACGATCTGGCCATCGTAGGGGACGACAAGGTCCTCTGAGATGTCCATTTGCTGAAAAGTTTTCCAATACAAGATGTTGACCGAGCTCCCCTGGTCGACCAGAACTTTGCTGACTCC
This window of the Vigna angularis cultivar LongXiaoDou No.4 chromosome 7, ASM1680809v1, whole genome shotgun sequence genome carries:
- the LOC128197865 gene encoding uncharacterized protein LOC128197865 translates to MGMDDPVEMIRVLQQKMDEMQQRHEDELAAVKADCEARIAREVGRIAEGEQMKDKGKAIAGDHPPTETECDRTWRPTGSEAEESKAKSVHAESAAEDGRMVVKSEPSSTLLLPFTQNIMNVQISEQFVAPQFKMYNGTTDPASHIQTFSNAMAFRTGNDAIWCRAFSLSLEDEALEWFNTLPPNSIENFAGLKQLFIKQFAASSAQDLTVFELMTLKQGKEETLRTFMDRYQKTVRRVKSLTPELALHYVLPALKPGPFKDSVCRRAPKTMEELRERAADEIRVEEMKLSYRRESQEAKVDRADGGKNGASAGRPTGLRHKEQKRGPRFQQYTPLNAPREKILREALSADLIRQPEGCQTPKGADGSKHCAYHRNMGHTTEECTALKDKIEELIQAGKLKQYVREERPPHTATRSTQRPAYRSDRPRPTRTERPRSERRRSQSRSRSRSRERLLRGHINTISGGFAGGGSSSSARKRHIRALQSVNSVDKPRRTMPPITFSDEDFHAPDPDQDDPMVVTAEIARYGVSKVLVDQGSSVNILYWKTFQQMDISEDLVVPYDGQIVGFAGERVDTRGYVELRTRLGTGRYSEEKRIRYLLVEANTSYNVLLGRPCLNAFGAIVSTPHLTMKYPSEKGTICTVRADQKTARECYAAGLKLHTRQSKRRAIGSEVAMANLDPRTNTEDRLEPMGDTQPVLIGRDPAHTTAIAKEMDPDLEKELRALLWTNRDLFAWTAADMPGIHPAVMTHKLSLFRDARPVAQKKRRIGDEKRQAVQEEVRKLKEAGFVREVTYTTWLANVVMVKKASGKWRMCTDYTDLNKACPKDSHPLPSIDALVDGASGHRVLSFLDAYSGYNQIPMYGPDVEKTAFITEKANFCYEVMPFGLKNARADVLSKLSSGKEKGQLTTIVRQVLLQPSVECSAVSGGGSDWRMEVREIMTRQDEGRTVTPHDAKKVARYLVIGDDLYRRGFSSPLLKCLGSEEARYVMDELHNGVCGLHTGWRTLKARLLRAGYYWPTMEADTRVFVQKCIRCQEHSNNSHLPPHALHSISSPWPFAQWGMDIVGPFPVGRAQKKFLLVAVDYFTKWVEAEPLATITAA